One Ricinus communis isolate WT05 ecotype wild-type chromosome 2, ASM1957865v1, whole genome shotgun sequence DNA segment encodes these proteins:
- the LOC8260919 gene encoding allene oxide synthase has product MASSSIPSAILQTQVQTLKHSTRRSSVSPITASVSEKPSTTNSPLIVSPTESSKLPIRKIPGDYGLPFFGPIKDRLDYFYNQGREEFFKSRSQKYQSTVYRTNMPPGPFISKNPHVVVVLDGKSFPVLFDVTKVEKKDLFTGTYMPSVDLTGGYRVLSYLDPSEQKHTQLKQLLFYLLKSRRDHVIPEFASSYTELFDGLEKDLASKGKVSFNDPGEQAAFSFLGKCYFGTNPVDSKVGTDGPSLIAKWVLFQLAPILTLGLPAILEEPLIHTFRLPAFLIKKDYKRLYDYFNSSAGSLLDEAEKMGISRDEACHNLLFATCFNTFGGMKIFFPNILKWIGRAGVALHTELAKEIRSVLNGGEVTMSALEQMPLMKSAVYEAFRIEPPVPAQYGKAKRDIVIESHDAAYEVKEGEMIFGYQPFATKDPKIFDRPEEYVPDRFVGEGEKLLQHVLWSNGPETEHPTIGNKQCAGKDFVVFISRLFVVEIFRRYDSFEIEVASSTLGSSVTITSLKRATF; this is encoded by the coding sequence CATCTACAACTAACTCACCCCTGATTGTTTCCCCAACCGAATCATCAAAACTTCCGATTCGTAAAATCCCTGGAGATTATGGCCTTCCATTTTTCGGACCCATCAAAGATCGTCTTGATTATTTCTACAATCAAGGCAGAGAGGAGTTCTTTAAGTCAAGAAGCCAAAAGTATCAGTCAACTGTGTACAGAACCAACATGCCACCAGGTCCTTTTATCTCTAAAAACCCACATGTTGTCGTTGTGCTTGATGGCAAGAGCTTTCCTGTACTTTTCGATGTAACCAAAGTCGAGAAGAAAGACCTTTTTACTGGTACTTATATGCCCTCTGTAGACCTCACCGGCGGCTACAGAGTTCTTTCTTATCTCGACCCGTCAGAGCAGAAACACACTCAACTCAAGCAGCTCTTGTTCTATCTTTTGAAGTCTCGTCGGGATCATGTTATCCCCGAGTTCGCTTCTTCTTACACGGAACTGTTTGATGGTCTCGAGAAAGATCTAGCATCTAAAGGTAAAGTGAGCTTTAACGATCCCGGTGAGCAAGCTGCTTTTAGCTTCTTGGGTAAGTGTTATTTTGGTACTAATCCAGTGGATAGCAAAGTGGGAACTGATGGGCCTTCGTTGATTGCGAAATGGGTATTGTTTCAACTCGCTCCTATTCTCACTCTTGGCTTACCAGCAATTCTTGAAGAACCACTTATCCACACATTCCGTCTTCCTGCTTTTCTAATCAAGAAAGACTACAAACGTCTCTACGATTACTTCAATTCCTCTGCCGGATCTCTACTCGACGAAGCTGAAAAGATGGGCATTTCCAGAGATGAAGCTTGTCACAATCTTCTTTTTGCCACATGCTTTAACACCTTTGGCGGCATGAAAATCTTCTTCCCCAACATACTAAAGTGGATCGGCCGCGCTGGTGTCGCACTCCATACGGAGCTTGCTAAAGAGATCAGATCAGTACTTAACGGTGGAGAGGTGACGATGAGCGCACTCGAGCAAATGCCTTTGATGAAATCAGCAGTTTATGAAGCTTTCCGTATCGAGCCACCAGTGCCAGCACAGTACGGGAAAGCTAAGCGCGACATAGTCATTGAAAGTCACGACGCAGCGTATGAAGTCAAAGAAGGGGAAATGATATTCGGGTATCAGCCATTTGCAACTAAAGATCCCAAAATCTTCGACCGACCGGAGGAGTATGTTCCCGATAGGTTCGTGGGAGAGGGAGAGAAGCTGCTGCAGCATGTGCTGTGGTCAAATGGACCCGAGACGGAGCATCCGACAATCGGGAATAAGCAGTGTGCAGGTAAAGACTTTGTTGTCTTCATTTCAAGACTTTTCGTTGTTGAAATTTTCCGTCGATATGATTCGTTTGAGATTGAGGTTGCATCGTCAACGTTGGGTTCTTCTGTAACCATCACGTCTTTGAAGAGAGCAACTTTTTAG